One genomic segment of Desulfobacterales bacterium includes these proteins:
- the cobM gene encoding precorrin-4 C(11)-methyltransferase, with protein sequence MHKHPIQFVGAGPGDPELITVKGKKALEQANLVVYAGSLVPDAAVRWAEGARKENSAGMHLEEIVNIMVEAHRAGQKVVRLHSGDPSLYGAIAEQMAELDRQAVPYGVIPGVTAAFAAAAALKLEYTRPEVCQTLILTRMEGRTPVPEREQLASLAAHQASMAIYLSSGLVEKVQPVLVKHYGKDAAVAVVFRASQPDEQVIRTTAQQLTAAMAQSGITGQAVIIAGKAVAQPDEAFVASKLYDRGFSHGYRQGKDSSDGP encoded by the coding sequence ATGCATAAACATCCCATACAATTTGTCGGCGCAGGCCCGGGCGACCCGGAGTTAATCACAGTGAAGGGCAAGAAGGCTTTAGAGCAAGCCAACCTGGTCGTCTACGCCGGCTCCCTGGTCCCGGATGCCGCCGTGCGCTGGGCCGAAGGCGCCCGGAAGGAAAACAGCGCGGGCATGCACCTCGAGGAAATCGTAAACATCATGGTCGAGGCCCATAGGGCGGGACAAAAGGTGGTGCGCCTGCATTCCGGGGATCCGAGCCTGTACGGCGCGATTGCCGAGCAGATGGCCGAACTCGACCGGCAGGCGGTGCCCTATGGGGTTATCCCCGGGGTCACAGCGGCCTTTGCCGCCGCAGCCGCCCTCAAGCTGGAATATACCCGGCCCGAGGTCTGCCAGACGCTGATTTTGACCCGCATGGAAGGCCGCACGCCCGTACCGGAACGCGAGCAGCTCGCCTCGCTGGCCGCCCACCAGGCCAGCATGGCGATTTATTTGTCCAGTGGGCTGGTGGAAAAGGTGCAGCCGGTGCTGGTTAAACATTACGGCAAAGACGCCGCCGTGGCCGTGGTCTTTCGGGCCTCGCAGCCCGACGAGCAGGTAATCCGAACCACGGCCCAGCAGTTGACGGCGGCCATGGCGCAAAGCGGCATTACCGGCCAGGCCGTCATTATTGCGGGAAAGGCCGTGGCCCAGCCGGACGAGGCGTTTGTCGCCTCCAAACTCTATGATCGGGGGTTTTCCCACGGCTATCGCCAGGGAAAGGATTCGTCGGATGGTCCATAA
- a CDS encoding cobalamin biosynthesis protein, whose amino-acid sequence MVHNASKAVWAVTPSGARLAEAIAGQIEGAVIYAGRAVDPPPAGAFGFARLADAVGEAFHQYEAHIFVMATGIAVRMIAPLLGSKTSDPAVVAVDDAGRFAVSLLSGHAGGANALAETVAGCIGAVPVISTATDNAGVPAIDRIAGQYDLEMENPAAVKAVSMAFLSGRSVRRHDPYHILDDRLREWTDLDNDAGFGNGPGVFVDHLICDLPDEVLVLRPKSLMVGVGCNSGTASQEVIDAVCAVFEDHRLSRASIRRFATISEKLSEPGLPAMAGYFKRPLEGYDRDILAAVEGVKTPSAMVEKHMGVNSVCEAAAIRAAGRARLLVPKVKSGNVTVAVAAVSSLSSA is encoded by the coding sequence ATGGTCCATAACGCATCGAAAGCCGTATGGGCTGTTACACCGTCCGGCGCCCGGCTTGCCGAAGCCATCGCCGGACAGATTGAAGGTGCCGTCATCTATGCCGGCCGGGCCGTTGACCCGCCGCCGGCAGGGGCGTTCGGCTTTGCCCGGCTGGCTGATGCCGTCGGGGAAGCGTTTCATCAATACGAGGCCCATATTTTCGTCATGGCCACCGGTATTGCCGTGCGCATGATCGCACCGCTTCTCGGCAGCAAAACCAGCGATCCGGCAGTGGTGGCAGTCGACGATGCGGGCCGGTTCGCCGTCAGCCTCCTTTCCGGCCATGCCGGCGGGGCCAATGCCCTGGCCGAAACCGTGGCCGGCTGCATCGGGGCTGTGCCGGTGATATCCACGGCCACGGACAATGCCGGCGTGCCGGCCATTGATCGGATCGCGGGGCAATACGACCTGGAGATGGAAAACCCGGCAGCCGTCAAGGCCGTGAGCATGGCGTTTCTTTCAGGGCGATCGGTCCGGCGCCATGACCCGTATCATATATTGGATGACAGGCTCCGGGAATGGACGGATTTGGACAATGACGCCGGCTTTGGAAACGGGCCGGGGGTCTTTGTGGACCATTTGATTTGCGATCTGCCGGATGAGGTTCTGGTGCTGCGCCCGAAAAGTCTGATGGTGGGCGTGGGCTGCAACAGCGGCACAGCATCGCAGGAGGTAATTGATGCTGTTTGCGCCGTCTTTGAGGATCATCGGTTAAGCCGGGCCAGTATCCGGAGGTTTGCCACCATATCCGAAAAATTGAGCGAACCGGGATTGCCGGCCATGGCCGGGTATTTTAAAAGACCCCTTGAAGGCTATGATCGCGACATACTGGCCGCGGTCGAGGGGGTGAAAACCCCGTCGGCGATGGTCGAAAAACATATGGGAGTCAACAGCGTATGCGAAGCAGCAGCGATACGGGCAGCCGGCAGGGCGAGACTGCTGGTGCCCAAGGTGAAGTCCGGCAACGTGACGGTGGCCGTGGCGGCCGTATCCTCTCTGTCGTCGGCATAG
- the cobJ gene encoding precorrin-3B C(17)-methyltransferase, with protein MSGRARQVIESADTICGYTTYIDLVRPLIGQKPVIATGMTREVERVWQAIETARSGGSCALVCSGDPGVYAMAGLVFELCRNNHVAVGSGETDALNVEIVPGIPALSAGAALLGAPLMHDFAAISLSDLLTPWPVIEKRIQMAAEADFAIVFYNPRSKKRDWQLEAARQILLGLRSGDTPVGLTTAAMRDGQSVSLCTLETLDCTKVGMQTTVFVGNSQTFVYGDRMVTPRGYDGKYDLVR; from the coding sequence ATGAGCGGCCGGGCCCGGCAGGTGATCGAATCGGCGGACACCATCTGCGGCTATACCACCTACATTGACCTGGTCCGGCCGTTGATCGGGCAAAAACCGGTGATTGCCACCGGCATGACCCGGGAGGTCGAACGGGTCTGGCAGGCCATTGAAACCGCAAGATCCGGCGGGTCGTGCGCCCTGGTCTGCAGCGGCGATCCGGGCGTGTATGCCATGGCGGGGCTGGTCTTTGAACTGTGCCGGAACAACCATGTGGCCGTCGGCAGCGGTGAAACCGATGCGCTGAACGTGGAGATCGTGCCCGGCATTCCGGCGCTTTCGGCCGGGGCCGCGCTGTTGGGGGCCCCGTTGATGCACGATTTTGCCGCCATCAGTTTAAGCGATTTGCTCACGCCCTGGCCGGTGATCGAAAAGCGGATTCAAATGGCGGCCGAAGCCGATTTTGCCATTGTTTTCTACAATCCGCGAAGCAAAAAGCGCGACTGGCAGCTCGAAGCGGCCCGGCAGATCCTGCTGGGCCTACGATCCGGGGACACGCCCGTGGGCCTGACCACCGCTGCCATGAGAGACGGCCAGAGCGTTTCCCTGTGCACCCTCGAAACCCTGGATTGCACAAAGGTGGGCATGCAGACCACGGTCTTTGTGGGCAACAGCCAGACGTTTGTCTATGGCGACCGGATGGTAACGCCGCGGGGGTATGACGGCAAGTATGACCTTGTCAGATGA